The following are encoded together in the Nocardioides sp. Arc9.136 genome:
- a CDS encoding uracil-DNA glycosylase encodes MSALAGLVDQGLVAPDWAAALAPVDDRIAELGRFLRAELAAGHTYLPAGERVFRAFARPMADVRVLVVGQDPYPTPGHPIGLSFAVDAHVRPVPRSLANIYTELRSDLGIDTPEHGDLTAWADAGVMLLNRVLTVRPGASASHRGRGWEEVTACAIEALVARGGPLAAVLWGRDAQGLKPMLGATPYVESVHPSPLSARRGFFGSRPFSRVNDLLARQGADGVDWRLPVE; translated from the coding sequence GTGAGCGCTCTCGCCGGACTGGTCGACCAGGGTCTCGTCGCTCCGGACTGGGCGGCCGCCCTGGCGCCGGTCGACGACCGGATCGCGGAGCTGGGCCGGTTCCTGCGCGCGGAGCTGGCGGCCGGCCACACCTACCTGCCGGCCGGCGAGCGGGTCTTCCGGGCGTTCGCCCGCCCGATGGCCGACGTGCGGGTGCTCGTCGTGGGCCAGGACCCCTACCCCACGCCGGGCCACCCGATCGGCCTGAGCTTCGCCGTCGACGCCCACGTGCGGCCGGTGCCGCGCTCGCTGGCCAACATCTACACCGAGCTGCGCAGCGACCTGGGCATCGACACCCCCGAGCACGGCGACCTCACCGCCTGGGCGGACGCCGGCGTCATGCTGCTCAACCGGGTGCTCACGGTCCGGCCCGGCGCGTCGGCCTCCCACCGCGGGCGCGGCTGGGAGGAGGTCACGGCCTGCGCGATCGAGGCGCTCGTCGCGCGCGGCGGGCCGCTCGCGGCGGTCCTGTGGGGTCGCGACGCCCAGGGGCTCAAGCCGATGCTGGGCGCCACGCCGTACGTCGAGTCCGTGCACCCCTCGCCCCTCTCGGCCCGCCGCGGCTTCTTCGGCTCCCGGCCGTTCAGCCGGGTCAACGACCTGCTCGCCCGCCAGGGTGCGGACGGGGTGGACTGGCGCCTGCCGGTGGAATAA
- a CDS encoding dioxygenase, which produces MAVDPVTTGRMPALYLGHGAPPLLDDPTWSGQLAAWAAELPRPTAVLIVSAHWESAPVSLSASRAPLVYDFGGFDAKYYRMTYETPDATALAQRVAAMMPAGEPVHQHTSRGLDHGAWVPLRIMYPEADVPVLQMSLPTHDPVRLMALGERLRPLRDEGVLIIGSGFLTHGLPFLTSWRIDADAPGWSAEFDAWAGEALARGDVDALADYRHQAPGMPYAHPTVEHYTPLFVTLGAATTPDEPGTQVIDGFWMGLSKRSLQVA; this is translated from the coding sequence ATGGCAGTGGACCCCGTGACGACAGGCCGGATGCCGGCGCTCTACCTCGGCCACGGCGCGCCCCCGCTGCTCGACGACCCGACCTGGTCGGGCCAGCTCGCCGCCTGGGCCGCCGAGCTCCCGCGCCCGACCGCCGTGCTCATCGTCAGCGCGCACTGGGAGTCGGCGCCGGTCTCGCTCAGCGCGAGCCGTGCGCCGCTGGTCTACGACTTCGGCGGCTTCGACGCGAAGTACTACCGGATGACCTACGAGACGCCCGACGCCACCGCGCTCGCCCAGCGGGTCGCGGCGATGATGCCGGCCGGCGAGCCGGTCCACCAGCACACCTCGCGCGGGCTGGACCACGGCGCCTGGGTGCCGCTGCGGATCATGTACCCCGAGGCCGACGTCCCCGTCCTGCAGATGTCGCTGCCCACCCACGACCCGGTCCGGCTGATGGCGCTCGGCGAGCGCCTCCGTCCGCTGCGCGACGAGGGCGTGCTGATCATCGGCTCCGGCTTCCTCACCCACGGGCTGCCGTTCCTGACGTCGTGGCGCATCGACGCCGACGCACCCGGCTGGTCGGCGGAGTTCGACGCGTGGGCCGGCGAGGCGCTCGCCCGCGGCGACGTCGACGCCCTCGCCGACTACCGCCACCAGGCCCCCGGCATGCCGTACGCGCACCCCACCGTGGAGCACTACACCCCGCTCTTCGTCACCCTCGGCGCCGCGACCACCCCCGACGAGCCCGGCACCCAGGTCATCGACGGGTTCTGGATGGGCCTGTCGAAGCGGTCGCTGCAGGTGGCCTAG
- a CDS encoding aminotransferase class V-fold PLP-dependent enzyme — protein sequence MTSPTPDAPGAPDVLAELRSLQRADLPVQGGRTLAYVYDSGLAEVDRVGREAVAAYAGSNGLDPTAFPSLLRMENDLVAFAACLLDAPATVVGSVTSGGTESVLLAVQAARDARPDVARPSMVLPATAHAAFHKAAHYFSVEARLVPVGPDHRADVAATEAAIDESTVLVVASAPSYAHGVVDPVTGLAALAAARGIRCHVDACIGGWVLPYAARLGRDVPAWTFAVEGVTSISVDLHKYAYAPKGTSLLLHRTPALRRPQLFASAAWPGYTMLNPTMQSTRSGGPTAGAWAVVRTLGDAGYERLTADVLEAVDRIVAGIADIDGLRLVVEPDSTLVALATDGTCDAFTVSDEMVARGWYVQPQMSYAAQPPTIHLSVSAATLAGIDDLLVALRESVATAVAAGPVAVDAGVADYIRSLDPAALTNEEFDGLLAASGLVGEGADGALAVPARMAEVNAMLDLASPAMREALLVTFLDRLSRPTTG from the coding sequence ATGACCAGCCCCACCCCGGACGCACCGGGCGCCCCCGACGTCCTGGCCGAGCTCCGCTCGCTGCAGCGCGCGGACCTGCCCGTGCAGGGCGGTCGCACGCTCGCCTACGTCTACGACTCCGGGCTCGCCGAGGTGGACCGGGTCGGCCGGGAGGCGGTCGCCGCCTACGCCGGGTCCAACGGGCTCGACCCGACGGCGTTCCCCAGCCTGTTGCGGATGGAGAACGACCTGGTCGCCTTCGCCGCCTGTCTGCTCGACGCACCGGCCACGGTGGTCGGCAGCGTGACCTCCGGCGGGACCGAGTCGGTGCTGCTCGCGGTCCAGGCCGCACGCGACGCGCGGCCGGACGTCGCGCGCCCCAGCATGGTCCTGCCCGCCACCGCGCACGCCGCCTTCCACAAGGCCGCCCATTACTTCAGCGTCGAGGCGCGGCTGGTCCCCGTCGGGCCCGACCACCGCGCGGACGTCGCCGCCACCGAGGCCGCGATCGACGAGAGCACGGTGCTCGTGGTCGCCAGCGCGCCGTCGTACGCCCACGGCGTCGTCGACCCCGTCACCGGGCTGGCCGCCCTCGCGGCCGCGCGCGGGATCCGCTGCCACGTCGACGCGTGCATCGGCGGCTGGGTGCTGCCGTACGCCGCTCGGCTGGGCCGCGACGTGCCGGCGTGGACCTTCGCCGTCGAGGGCGTGACGTCGATCAGCGTCGACCTGCACAAGTACGCCTACGCCCCCAAGGGCACCTCCCTCCTGCTGCACCGGACCCCCGCCCTGCGCCGCCCCCAGCTGTTCGCCTCCGCCGCGTGGCCGGGCTACACGATGCTCAACCCGACGATGCAGTCCACCCGCTCCGGTGGCCCGACCGCGGGAGCCTGGGCGGTGGTGCGGACCCTGGGCGACGCGGGCTACGAGCGGCTGACCGCCGACGTCCTGGAGGCCGTGGACCGGATCGTGGCAGGGATCGCCGACATCGACGGGCTGCGCCTGGTCGTGGAGCCGGACTCGACGCTGGTCGCGCTCGCCACCGACGGCACCTGCGACGCCTTCACGGTCTCCGACGAGATGGTGGCGCGCGGCTGGTACGTCCAGCCGCAGATGTCGTACGCCGCGCAGCCGCCGACGATCCACCTGTCGGTGAGCGCGGCGACCCTGGCCGGCATCGACGACCTCCTCGTGGCGCTCCGCGAGTCCGTCGCGACCGCGGTGGCCGCCGGACCGGTGGCGGTCGACGCGGGCGTGGCGGACTACATCCGCTCCCTCGACCCGGCCGCGCTGACCAACGAGGAGTTCGACGGGCTGCTGGCGGCCTCCGGGCTGGTCGGGGAGGGGGCCGACGGCGCGCTGGCCGTGCCCGCGCGGATGGCGGAGGTCAACGCGATGCTCGACCTGGCCTCCCCGGCGATGCGCGAGGCGCTGCTGGTGACCTTCCTGGACCGGCTGAGCCGCCCCACGACCGGCTGA
- a CDS encoding glycoside hydrolase family 13 protein, whose product MSLLHEPHHDGSPLYLEHEAPTLGWTVKVRVRTWAGDPVDQVWLRTTYDAEPVYHACGPVERDEHTVWWEGELPVHNPVAHYRFLVSTGAGTPEEDQRWLTAAGVHRHDVPDAFDFRVSTYPSAPDWGRDGVVYQIFPDRFARSAAADERPVPAWAVPAEWDEEVVFEGSDPRTPTQFFGGDLDGVVEHLDHLEQVGVSVLYTTPVFPGESNHRYNASTFDGVDPLLGGDEAYARLSTAVHERGWRLLGDLTTNHTGDTHEWFRDASRDPASPTRGWYYFNHDGSYECWMGHGTLPKLNLADPDLRAAMVEGPDSVVARWLRPPFDVDGWRIDVANMTGRLGAVDVNHDVARAVRRTAEAERPDPLVIGEHNHDASGDVDGDGWHGTMNYSGFSWPVWSWVRDPASPARAFGRPLPVPRRPGPLVLRSFREWLARFGWRAASQSWNILGSHDSARIRTVAGSAAVHRVAAGLQFTLPGVPMLFAGDEIGLEGVLGEDSRRPMPWHRREDWDHATLATYAALSAARRDHDALRRGGLRWAHVDDDAFVFLREHPTGSVLVCARRAAGPAVGLDAGLMGFGDGTPVLATEGEAAPLTAVDGTVTVPAADAPGLWVWRV is encoded by the coding sequence GTGAGCCTGCTGCACGAACCGCACCACGACGGGTCCCCGCTGTACCTCGAGCACGAGGCGCCGACGCTGGGCTGGACGGTCAAGGTGCGGGTGCGCACCTGGGCCGGCGACCCGGTCGACCAGGTCTGGCTGCGCACGACGTACGACGCGGAGCCGGTCTACCACGCGTGCGGGCCGGTCGAGCGCGACGAGCACACCGTGTGGTGGGAGGGCGAGCTGCCGGTCCACAACCCGGTGGCGCACTACCGGTTCCTGGTGAGCACCGGCGCCGGCACGCCCGAGGAGGACCAGCGCTGGCTGACCGCGGCCGGGGTGCACCGCCACGACGTGCCGGACGCCTTCGACTTCCGGGTCTCGACCTACCCCTCCGCACCGGACTGGGGTCGCGACGGCGTGGTCTACCAGATCTTCCCCGACCGCTTCGCCCGCTCCGCGGCGGCCGACGAGCGGCCGGTGCCCGCCTGGGCCGTCCCAGCGGAGTGGGACGAGGAGGTGGTCTTCGAGGGCTCCGACCCGCGCACGCCGACCCAGTTCTTCGGCGGGGACCTGGACGGGGTCGTCGAGCACCTCGACCACCTCGAGCAGGTCGGCGTCTCGGTGCTCTACACGACCCCGGTCTTCCCGGGTGAGAGCAACCACCGCTACAACGCCTCCACCTTCGACGGCGTGGACCCGCTCCTCGGCGGCGACGAGGCGTACGCGCGCCTGTCCACCGCCGTGCACGAGCGCGGCTGGCGGCTGCTCGGTGACCTGACGACCAACCACACCGGCGACACCCACGAGTGGTTCCGGGACGCCTCGCGCGACCCGGCGTCGCCGACCCGCGGCTGGTACTACTTCAACCACGACGGCTCCTACGAGTGCTGGATGGGCCACGGCACGCTGCCCAAGCTCAACCTCGCCGACCCCGACCTGCGTGCGGCGATGGTGGAGGGCCCCGACTCCGTGGTCGCGCGCTGGCTGCGCCCGCCGTTCGACGTCGACGGCTGGCGCATCGACGTCGCGAACATGACCGGGCGGCTCGGCGCGGTCGACGTCAACCACGACGTGGCCCGCGCCGTGCGCCGCACCGCGGAGGCCGAGCGGCCGGACCCGCTGGTGATCGGCGAGCACAACCACGACGCCTCCGGCGACGTGGACGGCGACGGCTGGCACGGCACGATGAACTACTCGGGCTTCTCCTGGCCGGTCTGGTCCTGGGTGCGGGACCCCGCCTCGCCGGCCCGGGCGTTCGGGCGCCCGCTGCCGGTGCCGCGGCGCCCCGGCCCGCTGGTGCTGCGGTCCTTCCGGGAGTGGCTGGCCCGCTTCGGCTGGCGCGCGGCGAGCCAGTCGTGGAACATCCTCGGCTCCCACGACAGCGCTCGGATCCGCACCGTCGCCGGCTCCGCCGCCGTCCACCGCGTGGCGGCCGGCCTGCAGTTCACCCTCCCCGGCGTGCCGATGCTCTTCGCCGGCGACGAGATCGGGCTGGAGGGCGTGCTCGGCGAGGACTCGCGCCGCCCGATGCCGTGGCACCGCCGCGAGGACTGGGACCACGCCACGCTCGCGACGTACGCCGCTCTGTCGGCCGCCCGCCGCGACCACGACGCCCTGCGCCGCGGCGGCCTGCGGTGGGCCCACGTCGACGACGACGCGTTCGTCTTCCTGCGCGAGCACCCGACCGGGTCGGTCCTGGTCTGCGCCCGCCGCGCCGCCGGCCCCGCGGTCGGGCTCGACGCGGGGCTGATGGGCTTCGGCGACGGCACGCCGGTGCTCGCGACCGAGGGCGAGGCGGCACCGCTCACCGCCGTCGACGGCACCGTCACCGTGCCGGCCGCCGACGCGCCGGGGCTCTGGGTCTGGCGGGTCTAG
- a CDS encoding SDR family NAD(P)-dependent oxidoreductase, with product MTSAPASSAAPTSGGPRVVVVTGAASGIGRATAELFRDQGATVFGLDVQPGAPDGVTYVECNVASRESVEAAIAQCASNGRIDVLANVAGVVQFGHFDQITDAEWDRVHAIDLKGPFMTIQSALPHLRACGGNIVNVSSVAGRIPQPYAVAYAAAKGGLTQLTRSLALELSPEGIRVNAVCPGTVDTPIVSHVAGIMPSDMDPRVADRLMMMLPGPAISPAEIGESIVYLASPAARMITGAVLAFDGGMG from the coding sequence ATGACCTCCGCTCCTGCCTCCTCCGCCGCTCCGACCTCGGGCGGGCCCCGCGTCGTCGTCGTCACCGGGGCCGCCTCCGGCATCGGCCGCGCCACCGCCGAGCTCTTCCGCGACCAGGGGGCGACTGTCTTCGGCCTCGACGTCCAGCCCGGCGCGCCCGACGGCGTGACGTACGTCGAGTGCAACGTCGCCTCCCGCGAGTCCGTCGAGGCGGCGATCGCGCAGTGCGCCAGCAACGGGCGGATCGACGTGCTGGCCAACGTGGCGGGGGTCGTGCAGTTCGGCCACTTCGACCAGATCACCGACGCGGAGTGGGACCGCGTCCACGCGATCGACCTCAAGGGTCCCTTCATGACCATCCAGTCCGCGCTGCCGCACCTGCGCGCCTGCGGCGGGAACATCGTGAACGTCAGCTCGGTCGCCGGCCGGATCCCGCAGCCCTACGCCGTGGCGTACGCCGCCGCGAAGGGCGGGCTGACCCAGCTGACCCGGTCGCTGGCGCTCGAGCTCTCCCCGGAGGGCATCCGGGTCAACGCCGTGTGCCCGGGCACGGTCGACACCCCGATCGTGTCGCACGTCGCCGGGATCATGCCCTCGGACATGGACCCTCGCGTCGCCGACCGCCTGATGATGATGCTGCCCGGCCCCGCGATCTCCCCGGCCGAGATCGGGGAGTCGATCGTCTACCTCGCCTCGCCCGCCGCTCGGATGATCACCGGCGCCGTCCTCGCCTTCGACGGCGGCATGGGCTGA
- a CDS encoding succinic semialdehyde dehydrogenase, which produces MTTTADRPTTAAAPGSRLRRPATLTDAFLADLVARVPGSGGATWPLAEVYTGETLVELPQSTPADIEAAFAAARSAQQEWASWPLRKRLKVFKKAHSLLVANALTTADLIQAESGKNRRMAVEETCDPVMVISHYLKRAPRLLAPVKRGGPVPLVSSSTEIRQPKGVVGIIAPWNFPFATGLSDAIPALMAGNAIVLKPDNKTALSPLYGISLLEQAGLPRGLFQVVCGEGPDIGPTLIDNANYVMFTGSTATGRVIGERAGRNLIGCCLELGGKNPMIVLDDVDPEEWVAGALFGVFGNTGQICMHIERIYLPESRYEELKARFVAAAESLRIGAAYDFGPELGSLISVDHMRRVHSHVQDAVAKGATVVTGGHPRPDIGPAFFEPTVLEGVTGDMLTGCTETFGPVVALHPYRSIDQAVVLANDTDYGLNASVWGADLDRAVGVARRIHAGNVNVNDSLATAYASKGTPSGGVKQSGVGARHGDNGLLKYTDVQNLAVLKKQVMGARPGQDYDEYVKGMLTGLSMMRRTRIR; this is translated from the coding sequence ATGACCACCACCGCCGACCGGCCCACCACCGCTGCCGCCCCCGGCTCGCGGCTGCGCCGCCCCGCGACGCTGACCGACGCGTTCCTGGCGGACCTCGTCGCCCGGGTCCCCGGCTCGGGGGGAGCCACGTGGCCCCTCGCCGAGGTCTACACCGGCGAGACGCTCGTCGAGCTCCCGCAGTCCACGCCGGCCGACATCGAGGCGGCCTTCGCCGCCGCCCGCTCGGCCCAGCAGGAGTGGGCGTCCTGGCCGCTGCGCAAGCGGCTGAAGGTGTTCAAGAAGGCGCACTCGCTGCTCGTCGCGAACGCCCTCACCACCGCCGACCTGATCCAGGCCGAGAGCGGCAAGAACCGCCGGATGGCGGTCGAGGAGACCTGCGACCCGGTGATGGTGATCAGCCACTACCTCAAGCGCGCGCCGAGGCTGCTGGCCCCGGTCAAGCGCGGCGGCCCCGTCCCGCTGGTCTCCAGCTCCACCGAGATCCGCCAGCCCAAGGGCGTCGTCGGCATCATCGCGCCCTGGAACTTCCCCTTCGCCACCGGTCTCTCCGACGCCATCCCGGCGCTGATGGCCGGCAACGCGATCGTGCTGAAGCCGGACAACAAGACCGCGCTCTCCCCGCTGTACGGCATCTCGCTGCTCGAGCAGGCCGGCCTGCCGCGGGGCCTGTTCCAGGTCGTCTGCGGCGAGGGCCCCGACATCGGCCCGACGCTCATCGACAACGCCAACTACGTGATGTTCACCGGCTCCACGGCCACCGGCCGGGTCATCGGCGAGCGGGCCGGCCGCAACCTGATCGGCTGCTGCCTCGAGCTCGGCGGCAAGAACCCGATGATCGTCCTCGACGACGTCGACCCCGAGGAGTGGGTCGCCGGCGCGCTGTTCGGCGTCTTCGGCAACACCGGCCAGATCTGCATGCACATCGAGCGGATCTACCTGCCCGAGAGCCGGTACGAGGAGCTGAAGGCGCGCTTCGTCGCCGCGGCCGAGAGCCTGCGCATCGGCGCGGCGTACGACTTCGGGCCCGAGCTGGGCTCCCTGATCTCGGTCGACCACATGCGGCGGGTGCACAGCCACGTGCAGGACGCGGTCGCCAAGGGCGCCACGGTCGTGACCGGCGGCCACCCGCGTCCCGACATCGGCCCGGCGTTCTTCGAGCCGACCGTGCTCGAGGGCGTCACCGGGGACATGCTGACCGGCTGCACCGAGACCTTCGGCCCGGTCGTCGCCCTGCACCCCTACCGCAGCATCGACCAGGCCGTCGTGCTCGCCAACGACACCGACTACGGCCTCAACGCCTCGGTGTGGGGCGCCGACCTGGACCGCGCGGTCGGTGTCGCCCGCCGCATCCACGCCGGCAACGTCAACGTCAACGACTCCCTGGCCACGGCGTACGCCTCCAAGGGCACCCCCTCCGGCGGCGTCAAGCAGTCCGGCGTCGGTGCCCGGCACGGCGACAACGGGCTGCTGAAGTACACCGACGTCCAGAACCTCGCCGTGCTCAAGAAGCAGGTCATGGGCGCCCGTCCCGGCCAGGACTACGACGAGTACGTCAAGGGCATGCTCACCGGCCTGAGTATGATGCGCCGCACCCGGATCCGCTGA
- a CDS encoding PaaI family thioesterase produces the protein MTETQESSPQPATHQGDGLDLASMTGLELLMAMRDGLVPPAPIAETLGMVGFDGEHGSISVELDPEHRHYNPLGTVHGGVISTMLDTAAACSVHSTLAAGEGYTSLDLTVKFLRPVTVDSGRLRAVGTVVHRGRRTALAEAQLFDARGKLVAHATSSCMIFA, from the coding sequence ATGACCGAGACCCAGGAGTCCAGCCCGCAGCCCGCCACCCACCAGGGCGACGGGCTCGACCTGGCGTCGATGACCGGCCTCGAGCTCCTGATGGCGATGCGCGACGGCCTCGTCCCGCCGGCACCGATCGCCGAGACGCTCGGCATGGTCGGCTTCGACGGCGAGCACGGCTCGATCTCGGTGGAGCTGGACCCCGAGCACCGGCACTACAACCCGCTCGGGACGGTCCACGGCGGGGTCATCTCCACGATGCTCGACACCGCCGCGGCCTGCTCGGTCCACTCCACGCTCGCGGCGGGCGAGGGCTACACCTCCCTCGACCTGACCGTGAAGTTCCTCCGCCCCGTCACCGTCGACTCCGGGCGACTGCGAGCGGTCGGCACCGTCGTCCACCGCGGGCGGCGCACGGCCCTCGCCGAGGCACAGCTCTTCGACGCCCGCGGCAAGCTGGTCGCCCACGCCACCTCCAGCTGCATGATCTTCGCCTGA
- a CDS encoding GMC family oxidoreductase, whose translation MAKTALKNEADYVVVGSGSAGAAIAGRLAESGASVIVLEAGKSDNQFLTKKPGMIGPMHAEPKIKRLNDWGYYSVPQKHILDRKMPVPRGKVLGGSSSVNGMVYVRGNRANYDSWAAEGCTGWDADSVNAAYKRMEDYEGGENAFRGAGGPIRVTRNKTPQEGSLQFLQATADAVGCDILEDYNGESQEGVSRMQQNAADGLRYSASRGYIHHLAPPTLDVQTQVLVTKVVVEGGRATGVQVRDKDGSQRTVRAGKEVILAAGFVGSPQILMLSGIGHAQHLKDHGIDVVADLPVGDNLHDHMFHAMTFHATSSKMRGNAFFFAKGVAKEVVRPGSTFLANSVFEVLAFLKTSQATDVPDLQLHLLPWSYVTPNQDEPIRHEVSPLPALTVLTTLIYPRSRGTLRLASADPTAAPLIDPQYLAESADLDLLTEGSELVREIMGGAAFGGAVKDEIHPGRGVRGSELRQAILNRATSVYHGVGTCRMGVDELAVVTPDLKVRGVEGLRVADASIMPSITGGNTNAPAIMIGERGADLVLGRA comes from the coding sequence ATGGCCAAGACAGCCCTGAAGAACGAAGCCGACTACGTCGTGGTGGGTTCCGGCAGTGCCGGCGCTGCCATCGCGGGGCGGCTCGCCGAGTCCGGCGCGAGCGTGATCGTGCTCGAGGCCGGCAAGAGCGACAACCAGTTCCTGACCAAGAAGCCCGGGATGATCGGCCCGATGCACGCGGAGCCGAAGATCAAGCGGCTCAACGACTGGGGCTACTACTCGGTCCCGCAGAAGCACATCCTCGACCGCAAGATGCCGGTGCCGCGGGGCAAGGTGCTCGGCGGGTCGAGCTCGGTCAACGGCATGGTCTACGTGCGCGGCAACCGTGCCAACTACGACTCCTGGGCGGCCGAGGGCTGCACCGGCTGGGACGCCGACTCGGTCAATGCGGCGTACAAGCGCATGGAGGACTACGAGGGCGGCGAGAACGCCTTCCGCGGTGCGGGCGGCCCGATCCGCGTGACGCGCAACAAGACCCCGCAGGAGGGCTCGCTGCAGTTCCTCCAGGCGACCGCCGACGCGGTGGGGTGCGACATCCTCGAGGACTACAACGGGGAGTCGCAGGAGGGCGTCAGCCGGATGCAGCAGAACGCCGCCGACGGCCTGCGCTACAGCGCCTCGCGCGGCTACATCCACCACCTCGCGCCGCCGACGCTCGACGTCCAGACCCAGGTCCTGGTCACCAAGGTCGTCGTCGAGGGCGGTCGCGCCACCGGCGTGCAGGTCCGCGACAAGGACGGCAGCCAGCGCACGGTCCGGGCGGGCAAGGAGGTCATCCTGGCCGCCGGGTTCGTGGGCTCCCCGCAGATCCTGATGCTGTCGGGCATCGGCCACGCCCAGCACCTCAAGGACCACGGGATCGACGTGGTCGCGGACCTGCCGGTCGGCGACAACCTGCACGACCACATGTTCCACGCGATGACCTTCCACGCGACCTCCTCGAAGATGCGCGGCAACGCCTTCTTCTTCGCCAAAGGCGTGGCCAAGGAGGTCGTGCGGCCCGGCTCGACGTTCCTCGCCAACTCGGTCTTCGAGGTCCTGGCCTTCCTCAAGACCTCCCAGGCCACCGACGTGCCGGACCTGCAGCTGCACCTGCTGCCGTGGTCCTACGTGACGCCCAACCAGGACGAGCCGATCCGCCACGAGGTCTCGCCGCTGCCCGCGCTCACGGTGCTCACCACCCTGATCTACCCGCGCAGCCGCGGCACGCTGCGACTGGCCTCGGCCGACCCGACGGCGGCGCCGCTCATCGACCCGCAGTACCTCGCCGAGTCCGCCGACCTCGACCTGCTCACCGAGGGCTCCGAGCTGGTCCGGGAGATCATGGGCGGCGCGGCGTTCGGCGGCGCCGTCAAGGACGAGATCCACCCCGGCCGCGGTGTGCGGGGCTCCGAGCTGCGCCAGGCGATCCTCAACCGGGCGACGTCGGTCTACCACGGCGTCGGCACCTGCCGGATGGGCGTGGACGAGCTGGCCGTCGTGACCCCGGACCTCAAGGTCCGCGGCGTCGAGGGGCTGCGGGTCGCCGACGCCTCGATCATGCCGTCGATCACCGGCGGCAACACCAACGCGCCGGCGATCATGATCGGCGAGCGCGGCGCGGACCTCGTCCTGGGAAGGGCCTGA
- the pdxY gene encoding pyridoxal kinase PdxY — translation MKILSIQSSVAYGHVGNSAAVFPLQRLGHEVWPVLTVHFSNHTGYGAWRGPLLAPADVADVIAGIEDRGVLGEADAVLSGYQGDPAVGAVVLDTVAKVKAANPDAVYCCDPVMGDVGRGMFVRPGIPEYMRDTVVPQADIVTPNHFELDFLAGRTTTTLDEVLEAVDTVRERGPRDVLVTSVLHGDVPEGSLDVVAVSDAGAWVVTTPLLPIAPNGCGDVTAALYLAHLRTTGSPAEALSRTTSSVFAVLEATIAAGTREIQLVAAQDAIASPPASFEVRQVR, via the coding sequence GTGAAGATCCTCTCGATCCAGTCCTCGGTCGCCTACGGCCACGTGGGCAACTCCGCCGCCGTCTTCCCCCTCCAGCGGCTGGGTCACGAGGTGTGGCCGGTGCTGACCGTCCACTTCTCCAACCACACCGGGTACGGCGCGTGGCGCGGACCGCTGCTCGCGCCCGCCGACGTGGCCGACGTGATCGCGGGCATCGAGGACCGCGGGGTGCTCGGCGAGGCCGACGCGGTGCTCTCGGGCTACCAGGGCGACCCGGCGGTCGGCGCGGTCGTCCTCGACACCGTCGCCAAGGTCAAGGCGGCCAACCCCGACGCGGTCTACTGCTGCGACCCGGTGATGGGCGACGTGGGTCGCGGGATGTTCGTGCGGCCCGGCATCCCGGAGTACATGCGCGACACGGTGGTGCCGCAGGCCGACATCGTGACGCCGAACCACTTCGAGCTCGACTTCCTCGCCGGCCGCACCACCACCACGCTCGACGAGGTGCTCGAGGCGGTCGACACCGTGCGCGAGCGTGGGCCGCGGGACGTGCTGGTGACCAGCGTCCTCCACGGCGACGTGCCCGAGGGGTCGCTGGACGTGGTCGCGGTCTCCGACGCGGGCGCCTGGGTGGTCACCACGCCGCTGCTGCCGATCGCACCCAACGGGTGCGGCGACGTCACCGCGGCGCTCTACCTCGCCCACCTGCGCACGACCGGCTCGCCGGCCGAGGCGCTGTCGCGGACCACCTCGTCGGTGTTCGCGGTGCTCGAGGCGACGATCGCCGCGGGCACCCGCGAGATCCAGCTGGTCGCCGCGCAGGACGCGATCGCGTCGCCGCCGGCGTCGTTCGAGGTCCGCCAGGTCCGCTGA
- a CDS encoding helix-turn-helix domain-containing protein has product MTTPPSALDWSTENCTVGRSMAVLGERWTFVVLREVFNGVRRFDDIRRHSGIPRQVLSNRLALLVDQDVLRKVPYRPEGERERHEYRLTPKGFDLYPVLVAIADWGDRYLADPEGPPVEVAHRDCGGRLHAELVCEHGHRVADLRDAVPRPGPGARRTGVA; this is encoded by the coding sequence GTGACCACACCGCCGTCGGCCCTCGACTGGTCGACCGAGAACTGCACGGTCGGCCGCTCGATGGCCGTGCTGGGGGAGCGGTGGACGTTCGTGGTGCTGCGCGAGGTGTTCAACGGCGTGCGTCGCTTCGACGACATCCGGCGGCACAGCGGCATCCCGCGACAGGTGCTCAGCAACCGGCTCGCGCTGCTGGTCGACCAGGACGTCCTGCGCAAGGTGCCCTACCGCCCCGAGGGCGAGCGGGAGCGGCACGAGTACCGCCTGACACCGAAGGGCTTCGACCTCTACCCGGTGCTGGTCGCGATCGCCGACTGGGGCGACCGCTACCTCGCCGACCCCGAGGGCCCACCGGTCGAGGTCGCCCACCGCGACTGCGGCGGCCGGCTGCACGCCGAGCTGGTCTGCGAGCACGGGCACCGCGTCGCGGACCTGCGCGACGCCGTGCCCCGGCCCGGCCCGGGCGCGAGGCGGACCGGCGTCGCCTGA